The following DNA comes from Amycolatopsis albispora.
GCGCCCCGGCGTCCACAAGGGACATCGAGGCCGCGGAAACCCGGCTGGGCCGGGAACTTCCACCCGACTACCGCGAATTCCTGCGCACCACCGACGGACTGCCAGCCGACGTGGCCTTCCCGCGCCTGCTCGCCGCGGCCGAGCTGACCGCGCACGGCGGCGTGGTGCCGGTCAGCGAGCGCGGTGAGAGCATGATCCTTCTCTCACCGGTGGCGTCGGGCTGGGTGGTCGTGCAGACCGACGCGCTGCTCGGCACCAGCACCTACCGCACCTTCCGCGAGCTGATGGAAGAGCACCTCCGGCTGCTGGAGTCCTAGGGTTTTCTAGGACGGCCGCCGCTTCTGGCGCTCGGTGTACTCGCGCATGCGCTTCGGGTAGCCGACCTTCGACACCTCGTAGACCGGGATCGAGCGCTTCTTGCCGAACTGCTGCGCGGCCTCCAGGCTGCCGATCCGGCGCCTGGTCCACTCGCCGTCGTGCGCGATCAGCACCACCGTGGTCTCGGTGACCGTGGTCCGCGGCTCCACATAGGCCTCGACGCCGGTGCGCTGAGCTGCCCACTCGTCCAGGTGGCGGGTGTCGTCCGGAGTGGATTTCCGCAGCGTGCCCGGTTTTCCACCACCCTTCGAGCCGCCCTTGCCCCGCCTGCGCAGCGAGTCGAACAGACCCACACCGACCACCCTCTCTCGAAGCCGCTGACACGCCCATTATCGCCCTGTTCCAGCGGGTGCGTCGGCACACACCCGGCTAGGTCGCAAGCGTGCCGGACGAGGTGACAAGATGAGGTGTGTTCCGCGCGCGCGAAGTACTCGCGCGCGGGCGGACGAGCATCATCGCCGAGCTCTTGCTAGGAGTATTCAACGTGACCGACACCTCCGCTGACCTGGTGATCCTCGGTGGCGGATCGGGCGGGTACGCCGCGGCCTTCCGCGCGGCCGAGCTCGGCCTTTCCGTCATCCTGATCGAGAAGGACAAGCTGGGTGGGACGTGCCTGCACCGCGGGTGCATCCCGACCAAGGCCCTGCTGCACGCGGCGGAGGTCGCCGACTCGGCCCGCGAAAGCGAGCAGTTCGGCGTGAAGGCCACCCTCGAAGGTGTCGACATCGCCGGGGTGAACAAGTACAAGGACTCGATCATCTCGCGGCTGTACAAGGGCCTGCAGGGCCTGGCCAAGGCCCACAAGGTCACCCTGGTCGAGGGCAGCGGCACCTTCGTCGGCGGCACCAGCGTCGAGGTCGATGGCACCCGGTACACCGGCAAGAACGTCATCCTGGCCACCGGCTCGTACTCCAAGACGCTGCCCGGCCTGGAGCTCGGCGGGCGGATCATCGCCAGCGAGCAGGCGCTGTCGCTGGACTACATCCCGG
Coding sequences within:
- a CDS encoding oxidoreductase — protein: MVGVGLFDSLRRRGKGGSKGGGKPGTLRKSTPDDTRHLDEWAAQRTGVEAYVEPRTTVTETTVVLIAHDGEWTRRRIGSLEAAQQFGKKRSIPVYEVSKVGYPKRMREYTERQKRRPS